In Edaphobacter paludis, a single window of DNA contains:
- the acs gene encoding acetate--CoA ligase — protein MNLDSSLRENRVFAPPAEFAAKAYVKSLEQYEAMYRRSVEQPEKFWAEAASELEWFAPWNKVLEGEGKDAKWFVGGKLNLSHNCVDRHALGARKDKIALLWESEPGEVRRLTYGDLHDQVQRFANVLKGLGIKRGDRVAIYMGMCPELAIALLGCARIGAIHSVIFGGFAAHAIVDRVNDSQCVAVLTQDTSYRRGGEVKLKAIVDEALEKCPSVKNVVVYRRSGSGIKMKEGRDIWWDEAMLQAGHECAPEWMEAEDPLYLLYTSGTTGKPKGLVHTTGGYSVQTYLTSKYVFDLREEDVYWCTADIGWVTGHSYVVYGPLQCGATVMMYEGAPNWPENDRFWKIIDDHKVTVFYTAPTAIRAFTKWGNEWVAKHSLASLRLLGTVGEPINPESWMWYHREIGKERCPIVDTWWQTETGSIMIAPIPGAVPAKPGSATRPFFGIVPEVVTRSGEPVPDGQGGLLVIRKPWPSMARTIYGDPERYEQAYWSEIPGSYFTGDGARRDADGYFWLMGRVDDVINVSGHRLGTMEVESALVAHPKVAEAAVVGRPDEMKGQAIAAFVTLESGHVASEELRQELRQWVAKEIGALARPDDLRFTDSLPKTRSGKIMRRLLRELAATGEVKGDTTTLEDFAVIAKLREGEE, from the coding sequence ATGAATCTGGATTCGAGTTTGAGGGAAAATCGGGTGTTTGCGCCGCCCGCGGAGTTTGCGGCCAAAGCCTATGTAAAGAGTCTGGAGCAGTATGAGGCGATGTATCGCCGCAGCGTCGAACAACCGGAGAAGTTCTGGGCAGAGGCTGCGTCGGAGCTGGAGTGGTTCGCTCCCTGGAATAAAGTGCTCGAGGGGGAAGGCAAGGACGCGAAGTGGTTTGTTGGGGGCAAGCTGAATCTCTCGCATAACTGCGTCGACCGGCATGCACTGGGGGCGCGCAAAGACAAGATTGCGCTGCTGTGGGAGAGCGAACCGGGCGAGGTGCGACGTCTGACCTATGGCGACCTTCACGATCAGGTGCAACGGTTTGCGAATGTACTGAAGGGGTTGGGCATCAAGCGCGGCGACCGCGTTGCGATCTATATGGGCATGTGTCCCGAGTTGGCGATTGCGCTGCTTGGCTGTGCGCGAATCGGAGCGATTCATTCGGTGATCTTCGGCGGATTCGCCGCTCATGCGATTGTGGATAGGGTGAACGACTCACAGTGCGTCGCTGTGCTGACGCAGGACACGAGCTATCGACGCGGCGGCGAAGTGAAGCTGAAGGCCATTGTGGATGAGGCGCTGGAGAAATGTCCGTCGGTGAAAAACGTAGTTGTATATCGGCGTTCCGGCTCTGGGATCAAGATGAAAGAAGGCCGCGACATCTGGTGGGATGAGGCGATGCTGCAGGCCGGGCACGAGTGCGCTCCGGAATGGATGGAGGCTGAGGATCCGCTGTATTTGCTGTACACGTCGGGTACAACGGGCAAGCCCAAGGGGCTGGTACATACGACGGGCGGCTATTCGGTACAGACATATCTGACGAGCAAGTATGTCTTCGATCTGCGCGAAGAGGATGTCTATTGGTGCACGGCTGACATTGGCTGGGTGACGGGGCATAGCTATGTTGTGTATGGCCCGCTGCAATGCGGCGCTACAGTCATGATGTACGAAGGGGCCCCCAACTGGCCGGAGAACGACCGTTTCTGGAAGATCATCGACGACCATAAGGTGACGGTCTTCTACACCGCTCCGACGGCGATTCGTGCGTTTACGAAGTGGGGCAACGAGTGGGTTGCGAAGCACTCGCTGGCGTCGCTGCGATTGCTTGGAACGGTAGGCGAGCCGATCAACCCTGAATCGTGGATGTGGTATCACCGCGAGATTGGCAAAGAGCGCTGCCCCATCGTCGATACCTGGTGGCAGACTGAGACGGGATCGATCATGATCGCCCCAATTCCGGGCGCCGTACCTGCGAAGCCGGGCTCAGCGACGCGACCGTTCTTTGGGATTGTGCCAGAAGTAGTCACGAGATCAGGCGAGCCGGTCCCCGACGGGCAAGGCGGCCTGCTGGTGATTCGTAAGCCGTGGCCTTCGATGGCGCGGACGATCTATGGCGATCCGGAGCGGTATGAGCAGGCTTATTGGAGCGAGATTCCGGGGAGCTACTTTACCGGCGACGGCGCACGGCGCGATGCCGATGGCTATTTCTGGCTGATGGGGCGCGTCGATGACGTCATCAACGTGAGCGGCCACCGGCTGGGAACGATGGAGGTGGAATCGGCTCTCGTCGCCCATCCCAAGGTGGCTGAGGCGGCAGTGGTTGGCCGTCCTGATGAGATGAAGGGGCAGGCGATTGCCGCGTTTGTCACGCTAGAATCCGGGCATGTTGCCAGCGAAGAACTTCGGCAGGAGTTGCGACAGTGGGTGGCTAAAGAGATTGGCGCGCTGGCTCGTCCCGACGATCTAAGATTTACGGACTCGCTGCCGAAGACGCGAAGCGGCAAGATCATGCGACGGCTGCTACGTGAACTGGCCGCTACTGGCGAGGTGAAGGGCGACACGACCACGCTCGAGGACTTTGCCGTGATTGCGAAGCTGCGCGAAGGAGAGGAATAG
- a CDS encoding PAS domain S-box protein codes for MNPLHVSDEVLRIEALSQYEVLTAASDSILDGITQLTAQVCNAPVAAISLIGDDRIWLKSRFGTYAQDVALGSLPCETTILGDTLYEIRDARLDPNYTPDGILLEGRHYNFYAGVPIITPGGINLGALFVLDHPVRTLTPEQSSALNVLGRQVITRLELNSRIRQIGRAARYRQRVESALTVERNFVSAVLDTVGALVAVFDPAGRIVRFNRACETASGYDFTTLVGRYPWDKLIPRHEIPEAIEDFERLRSGDFPATFENQWLHRNGSLRRIAWTATALRDPQGQITFIIATGIDVTTQRAAEATLRESEARYRLLVEGSLGMVCTHDLRGVLLSVNVHGAETIGRTVAEMVGHSLQEFIVPERKALLETYLAQIAETREAQGFLHLAHTDGETRVVAYRNKLILASGRAPYVLGFGVDITEQVRVEGRLRRLTNQSDSILESVGDGIYGLDLEGRVTIVNPAAAQMLGYRQSEILGRRMHELIHHTRADGTPYLSEDSPIRKSLTHFDTVRVSDEVFWRKDGTSFPVDYVARPQLDSQTLDRGKIKAVGVVVAFTDTTERHALTRMKDEFISTVSHELRTPLSSVRGALGLLSGGVLADRPDKARQMLDIAISNSDRLIRLVNDILDLERIGSGKAEFRPVMCSIEELLQRAAGLQQTEIPKPDVRISFDTGDVRVWADSDRILQTLNNLISNAIKFSYPGGQICLTAYNLDENEAIIEVSDQGRGVPADKLETIFERFHQVDASDSRDLGGTGLGLAICRGIVTQHGGRIWATSNPVRGTTFHFTLPTKPPNNLL; via the coding sequence ATGAATCCTCTCCATGTCAGCGACGAAGTCCTGCGGATCGAAGCCCTTAGTCAATATGAGGTGCTCACTGCTGCGTCGGATTCCATCCTCGATGGCATCACCCAGTTGACTGCCCAGGTCTGCAATGCTCCCGTTGCTGCAATCTCGCTTATCGGCGACGACCGCATCTGGTTGAAGTCGCGCTTCGGGACATACGCGCAGGATGTTGCACTTGGCAGCTTGCCCTGCGAGACGACAATTCTGGGCGACACTCTTTATGAGATCCGCGATGCGCGCCTTGATCCCAACTACACACCCGACGGCATCCTCCTTGAGGGACGGCATTACAACTTCTATGCCGGCGTACCGATCATTACGCCGGGCGGAATCAACCTTGGTGCGCTGTTCGTTCTTGATCATCCCGTTCGCACACTCACGCCGGAGCAGTCCTCGGCGCTGAATGTTCTGGGGCGGCAGGTGATCACCCGGCTTGAACTCAACAGCAGGATCCGTCAGATTGGCCGCGCGGCACGCTACCGCCAGCGCGTGGAGTCCGCTCTGACTGTAGAGCGCAATTTCGTCTCAGCGGTCCTCGATACGGTTGGCGCACTGGTTGCGGTCTTTGATCCGGCTGGCCGCATCGTCCGCTTCAACCGCGCCTGCGAGACGGCCTCCGGCTATGACTTCACTACACTGGTCGGCCGCTATCCCTGGGACAAGCTCATTCCTCGCCACGAGATCCCTGAAGCCATCGAAGACTTCGAGCGCCTCCGCTCCGGCGATTTTCCTGCCACCTTTGAGAACCAATGGCTGCACCGCAACGGAAGTCTTCGCCGCATCGCGTGGACGGCCACCGCGCTGCGCGACCCGCAGGGACAGATCACGTTCATCATCGCCACCGGCATTGACGTCACCACGCAACGGGCCGCCGAGGCCACGCTGCGCGAAAGCGAGGCCCGTTACCGCCTGCTCGTCGAGGGCTCGCTCGGCATGGTTTGTACCCACGATCTGCGCGGTGTCCTGCTCTCCGTCAACGTCCACGGCGCAGAGACGATTGGGCGGACCGTGGCGGAGATGGTTGGCCATTCGCTCCAGGAATTCATCGTTCCTGAACGCAAAGCTCTTCTCGAGACCTACCTCGCACAGATTGCTGAGACCCGCGAAGCGCAGGGTTTTCTCCACCTCGCGCATACCGATGGTGAAACCCGCGTCGTCGCATATCGCAATAAGCTCATCCTTGCGTCGGGCCGCGCCCCTTACGTCCTTGGCTTCGGCGTAGACATCACCGAGCAGGTCAGAGTCGAAGGCCGCCTCCGAAGGCTTACCAATCAATCAGATTCCATCCTCGAATCGGTGGGCGACGGCATCTACGGGCTCGATCTCGAAGGCAGAGTGACCATCGTCAATCCGGCAGCCGCCCAGATGCTGGGCTACAGGCAGAGCGAGATTCTTGGCCGCAGGATGCATGAGCTGATCCACCACACTCGCGCCGATGGCACGCCTTATCTCAGCGAGGACTCGCCCATCCGCAAGAGCCTTACCCACTTCGACACCGTGCGTGTCTCTGATGAGGTCTTCTGGCGCAAGGACGGTACCAGCTTTCCTGTTGACTATGTGGCGCGCCCACAGCTTGATTCGCAAACGCTCGACCGCGGCAAAATCAAGGCTGTCGGCGTCGTCGTCGCGTTCACCGATACGACTGAACGTCATGCGTTGACCCGCATGAAAGACGAGTTCATCTCCACTGTCTCCCACGAACTGCGTACTCCGCTCTCTTCGGTTCGCGGAGCGTTGGGACTGCTAAGCGGCGGCGTCCTGGCTGATCGTCCCGATAAGGCGAGACAGATGCTCGATATCGCCATCAGCAACTCCGACCGTCTCATCCGGCTGGTCAACGATATCCTCGACCTCGAACGCATCGGCAGCGGCAAGGCCGAATTCCGACCGGTCATGTGCAGTATAGAAGAATTGCTGCAACGCGCAGCCGGCCTTCAGCAGACGGAAATTCCCAAACCGGATGTCCGCATCTCCTTCGATACAGGTGACGTCAGAGTCTGGGCCGATTCCGATCGCATTCTTCAAACGCTCAACAATCTCATCTCGAATGCCATCAAATTCTCATACCCCGGCGGCCAAATTTGCCTGACAGCTTACAACCTCGACGAGAACGAAGCGATCATTGAAGTCAGCGACCAGGGTCGCGGAGTCCCCGCCGATAAACTGGAGACCATCTTCGAGCGCTTCCACCAGGTCGACGCTTCAGACTCACGCGACCTGGGCGGTACCGGCCTTGGATTGGCCATCTGTCGAGGCATCGTCACCCAGCACGGAGGCCGCATCTGGGCCACCAGCAACCCGGTCAGAGGCACAACGTTCCACTTCACCTTGCCGACCAAACCACCAAATAATCTTCTCTAG
- a CDS encoding nuclear transport factor 2 family protein has product MRRLSSLSIGLVLCAALALPLAAQTGPVSVAPGFDSVAKPSAGIVSPLVEPTLSPGVLLLLELDGKFEKSVAAGGGKAFASWFADDAVTLNNGRPPVMGRAAIAAQAQWDPTNYQLTWTPQGAQMGPSNDMGFTWGHYEGHSKDKNGQPVVISGRYFTVWKKVADGSWKVAMDASADEPPGAGECCTLPKP; this is encoded by the coding sequence ATGCGGCGTCTTTCGAGTCTTAGCATTGGTCTGGTTCTTTGCGCGGCTCTCGCGCTTCCGCTTGCGGCACAGACCGGCCCGGTCTCCGTCGCTCCAGGGTTCGACTCTGTCGCTAAACCCTCGGCCGGCATTGTCAGCCCGCTCGTCGAACCGACACTCTCCCCTGGCGTCCTGTTGCTGTTGGAGCTTGACGGCAAGTTTGAGAAATCCGTGGCTGCCGGCGGTGGCAAGGCGTTCGCAAGCTGGTTTGCGGACGATGCCGTTACTCTCAACAATGGCCGCCCTCCCGTGATGGGACGCGCCGCCATCGCCGCACAGGCACAATGGGATCCGACGAATTATCAGCTCACCTGGACTCCCCAGGGAGCTCAGATGGGCCCATCGAACGACATGGGCTTTACCTGGGGGCATTATGAAGGCCACTCAAAGGACAAGAATGGCCAGCCGGTCGTCATCTCCGGGCGCTACTTCACGGTCTGGAAAAAAGTGGCCGATGGAAGCTGGAAGGTCGCGATGGACGCCAGTGCAGATGAGCCTCCAGGAGCAGGCGAGTGCTGCACTTTACCCAAACCTTAG
- a CDS encoding HU family DNA-binding protein, translating to MTKADLVDKVTALGDLTRRDGEVIVDTLFEAVIGALKSGDKIEIRGFGSFRTRQRNARTGRNPKTGDKVDVPAKRVPFFKPSKELRDSVNPSGNKGPKADEVPDTGHIDPHHPPAM from the coding sequence ATGACCAAAGCAGACCTCGTAGACAAAGTGACCGCCCTGGGCGACCTCACCCGCCGCGATGGGGAGGTCATCGTCGATACCCTCTTCGAGGCTGTCATCGGCGCTCTCAAGTCCGGCGACAAGATCGAGATCCGCGGCTTCGGGAGCTTTCGTACGCGCCAGCGTAACGCACGCACCGGGCGCAATCCGAAGACCGGAGACAAGGTCGACGTTCCGGCAAAACGCGTTCCTTTTTTCAAACCGTCGAAAGAGCTGCGCGACTCCGTCAATCCATCCGGCAACAAGGGGCCGAAGGCTGATGAAGTGCCCGACACAGGCCACATCGATCCGCACCATCCTCCTGCCATGTAA
- the sppA gene encoding signal peptide peptidase SppA produces the protein MTVRSATGTDGLDLGAGSRIAVIDINGVILSADDINTQLRKFGEDSSVKAIILHINSPGGGAAASQEIYHEVLRVRKDNHKKIVASVESVGASGAYYIASGCDKIYANDASVVGSIGVIMEWTNYGDLMHWAKLKSVVIHAGELKDAGDPSRDATPKEQAYFQSLVDNMYGQFIHDVATGRHTSDDKIKPLATGQVWTGEQALPLGLIDKVGGFRIALIDTARSVGISGEPNVVRSPKNKSGILALLTGNADDLFSNPGQLLDHAPGFYFMWK, from the coding sequence ATGACTGTACGCTCGGCCACTGGAACGGACGGCCTCGATCTAGGAGCCGGAAGCCGGATCGCCGTCATTGACATCAACGGCGTCATCCTGTCAGCTGACGATATCAACACCCAGCTCCGCAAGTTCGGCGAGGATTCTTCAGTCAAAGCCATCATTTTGCACATTAATTCACCCGGCGGCGGAGCGGCTGCCTCGCAGGAGATCTACCACGAGGTCCTTCGTGTCAGGAAGGACAATCATAAGAAGATCGTCGCGTCGGTCGAGTCGGTGGGCGCGTCCGGCGCTTACTACATCGCCAGCGGCTGCGACAAAATCTACGCCAACGATGCCTCCGTTGTCGGCTCGATCGGCGTCATCATGGAGTGGACCAACTACGGCGACCTGATGCACTGGGCCAAGTTGAAGAGCGTCGTAATTCACGCCGGAGAACTCAAGGATGCAGGCGACCCCAGCCGCGACGCCACACCGAAGGAGCAGGCTTACTTCCAATCTCTCGTCGACAATATGTACGGACAGTTCATCCACGACGTTGCCACCGGCCGCCACACTTCGGATGACAAGATCAAGCCGCTTGCCACCGGCCAGGTCTGGACGGGCGAACAAGCGCTTCCGCTGGGGCTCATCGACAAAGTAGGTGGATTCCGCATCGCGCTGATCGACACCGCCCGGAGCGTCGGGATCTCGGGTGAGCCGAACGTTGTGCGCTCACCCAAAAATAAGAGTGGAATACTTGCACTGCTGACCGGGAACGCCGACGACCTGTTTTCCAATCCTGGCCAGCTCCTCGACCATGCTCCCGGTTTCTACTTTATGTGGAAGTAA
- a CDS encoding dolichyl-phosphate beta-glucosyltransferase: protein MSHPQLSIVIPAYNEGARIEAALERVTSCVAAQGWDAEILVVDDGSKDDTAAIVQRWMENYPRLHLVQNPGNKGKGYSVRNGLLQAAGEIVMFTDADLSAPMEEAERLIAALAAGADVAIGSRWMDRTRQTIHQPLYRQFFGRCFNWITRTVMNLPFKDTQCGFKAFKRPAAQVIFRLQTIERWGFDPEILFIARKLKYVVREVPVTWGHDERSRMSYLKDGLKMLEDMAKIRANSLVGRYDEAIAAMKDTSTMVTAPVEHVTKVSAEVR, encoded by the coding sequence ATGTCGCATCCTCAGTTAAGTATTGTTATTCCGGCGTATAACGAGGGAGCGCGCATCGAAGCCGCTCTCGAACGGGTGACCTCTTGTGTCGCCGCACAGGGATGGGACGCCGAAATTCTTGTTGTGGATGATGGCTCGAAGGACGATACCGCCGCAATCGTTCAGCGCTGGATGGAAAACTATCCACGCCTTCACCTGGTTCAGAACCCCGGCAACAAGGGCAAGGGCTACTCGGTGCGCAATGGTTTGCTGCAAGCCGCTGGGGAAATTGTAATGTTTACGGACGCCGATCTCTCCGCCCCCATGGAAGAGGCGGAACGCCTTATCGCCGCGTTGGCTGCCGGCGCCGACGTCGCCATCGGCTCGCGATGGATGGACAGGACGAGGCAAACGATTCACCAGCCCCTATACCGCCAGTTTTTCGGGCGATGTTTCAATTGGATTACGCGTACCGTAATGAATCTGCCTTTCAAGGACACGCAATGTGGATTCAAGGCATTCAAGCGGCCTGCGGCGCAGGTGATCTTTCGCCTCCAGACTATCGAACGCTGGGGCTTCGATCCAGAAATTCTGTTCATCGCCCGCAAGCTGAAGTATGTCGTCCGTGAGGTGCCGGTGACCTGGGGACATGATGAGCGTAGCCGCATGAGCTATCTAAAAGATGGCCTCAAGATGCTGGAGGACATGGCAAAGATTCGAGCCAATTCACTCGTCGGCCGCTATGATGAGGCAATCGCCGCGATGAAGGACACAAGCACCATGGTCACGGCGCCCGTGGAGCACGTGACCAAGGTGAGTGCTGAAGTTCGGTAG
- a CDS encoding proline dehydrogenase family protein, with protein sequence MGRKLSGRFIAGMSVTDALAACDHVNREGIAVSLDSLGESVTVEAEARASAAIYHQLLDAIHERGLNANVSVKLSQMGMDFDPALAERIVGEIVDHASQVGSFVRIDMEGSLYTEATIAITERLAARFPDRVGTVLQAYLYRTAQDTERLLAQGIRIRLCKGAYKEGPDVAFPTKAEVDANYVRLMKRMVTFAKDGSGVFCGIATHDEVIIEELLAFVRTNNVPQTAFEFQMLYGIRRDLQRQLAADRFGVRVYIPFGPEWYPYFMRRLAERPANLIFLLQNFFRA encoded by the coding sequence ATGGGTCGCAAACTCTCCGGCAGATTTATTGCCGGCATGTCAGTCACAGACGCACTCGCCGCCTGTGACCATGTAAACCGTGAAGGCATCGCCGTCAGTCTCGATTCCCTCGGCGAAAGCGTCACTGTCGAAGCGGAGGCCCGTGCATCGGCGGCCATCTATCACCAGTTGCTCGATGCTATTCACGAACGCGGATTGAACGCGAATGTAAGCGTCAAGCTTTCGCAGATGGGCATGGACTTCGATCCTGCACTGGCTGAGCGCATCGTTGGCGAGATCGTAGATCATGCGTCCCAAGTCGGCTCATTTGTGCGCATCGACATGGAAGGCTCGCTCTACACCGAGGCCACCATCGCCATCACCGAACGGCTCGCCGCCCGCTTCCCCGATCGGGTAGGCACCGTATTACAGGCATATCTTTACCGAACGGCACAAGACACCGAACGGCTGCTCGCACAGGGAATTCGAATCCGTTTGTGCAAGGGTGCCTATAAAGAAGGACCCGACGTCGCCTTTCCTACCAAAGCCGAGGTCGATGCGAACTACGTGAGGCTGATGAAGCGGATGGTTACCTTTGCCAAAGACGGCAGCGGCGTCTTCTGCGGCATCGCCACTCACGATGAGGTAATCATTGAAGAACTGCTGGCCTTCGTACGCACCAACAACGTGCCGCAAACGGCCTTCGAGTTCCAGATGCTCTACGGTATACGGCGCGACCTGCAACGCCAGTTGGCCGCGGACCGATTCGGTGTACGCGTCTATATACCCTTTGGCCCGGAGTGGTATCCCTACTTCATGCGTCGGCTGGCAGAACGTCCCGCAAACCTCATCTTCCTGCTTCAGAATTTCTTCAGGGCCTGA
- a CDS encoding DUF6526 family protein, translated as MSTPQNFKNHTRFYPPFHFVLMPILVLNFIFSVYDTLHRYPEHKYLFHWWIVMSIALILLALLGRRQALTAQDRIIRLEERLRLATLLPASEHMHINEFTTRQLIALRFASDAELPDLARRTLTQNLEPKAIKQAIVNWRADNLRV; from the coding sequence ATGTCCACACCGCAAAACTTCAAGAACCACACCCGCTTCTATCCGCCCTTTCACTTTGTCCTGATGCCGATCCTCGTTCTCAATTTCATCTTCTCTGTCTACGACACGCTCCACCGCTACCCAGAGCACAAATATCTCTTCCACTGGTGGATCGTCATGTCGATCGCCCTCATCCTTCTGGCGCTCCTCGGCAGGAGACAGGCCCTCACTGCGCAGGACCGCATCATCCGACTTGAGGAGCGTCTCCGACTGGCCACGCTGCTGCCCGCTAGCGAACACATGCACATTAATGAGTTCACGACCCGTCAACTCATTGCCCTCCGCTTCGCCTCTGATGCCGAACTACCGGATCTGGCCCGTCGCACCCTTACCCAGAACCTTGAACCCAAGGCGATCAAACAAGCTATCGTCAACTGGCGAGCTGACAACCTCCGCGTCTGA
- a CDS encoding SRPBCC family protein, translating into MENNRIEKRIELKAPVSRVWRALTDYREFGEWFRVKLDGPFVPGETSRGHITYPGYEHLQWVAVVQKMETDRLFSFTWHPYAIDPKMDYSHESPTLVEFKLEAIPDGTLLLLTESGFDKIPSDRRSEAFRMNDGGWSQQMENIEIHVAQKP; encoded by the coding sequence ATGGAAAATAACCGTATCGAAAAGCGTATTGAACTCAAGGCTCCAGTCTCACGCGTCTGGCGTGCCCTAACGGATTATCGCGAGTTTGGCGAGTGGTTCCGCGTCAAGCTCGATGGCCCCTTCGTACCCGGCGAGACCTCACGAGGCCATATCACCTATCCCGGCTACGAGCATCTCCAATGGGTAGCCGTCGTGCAGAAGATGGAGACCGACCGACTCTTTTCCTTCACGTGGCACCCTTATGCAATCGATCCCAAGATGGATTATTCGCACGAATCGCCCACCCTGGTCGAATTCAAGCTGGAAGCGATCCCAGACGGCACCCTGCTTCTGCTCACAGAATCCGGCTTCGACAAGATCCCCAGCGACCGGCGCTCTGAAGCCTTCCGCATGAATGACGGCGGCTGGTCCCAGCAGATGGAGAATATCGAGATCCATGTCGCCCAAAAGCCCTAG
- a CDS encoding nuclear transport factor 2 family protein, whose product MTASVALIPPFTREIAIQKVRMAEDGWNSRDPERVALAYTVDSRWRNRSEFVTGRDQIVEFLTRKWSRELEYRLIKEMWAFDANRIAVRFAYESHDALGDWFRSYGNENWEFDEKGLMKVRHASINDVPIKETDRMFHWPSGRRPDEHPGLSELGL is encoded by the coding sequence ATGACTGCCAGCGTTGCTCTTATACCGCCGTTTACACGTGAGATTGCAATTCAAAAGGTGCGCATGGCCGAGGACGGATGGAATTCGCGCGACCCGGAACGAGTTGCGCTGGCATACACCGTGGACAGTCGATGGAGGAACCGTTCGGAGTTCGTTACCGGACGTGATCAGATTGTCGAGTTTTTGACGCGCAAGTGGAGCAGGGAGCTGGAGTATCGGCTTATTAAAGAGATGTGGGCCTTCGATGCCAACCGAATTGCCGTGCGCTTTGCATATGAGTCTCATGATGCATTGGGAGATTGGTTTCGCTCGTATGGGAACGAGAACTGGGAGTTCGATGAGAAGGGACTGATGAAAGTGCGTCACGCGAGTATCAACGATGTGCCTATAAAAGAGACTGACAGAATGTTTCATTGGCCGAGTGGACGGCGTCCAGATGAACATCCTGGCTTGAGTGAACTAGGGCTCTAA